The following proteins are encoded in a genomic region of Bacillota bacterium:
- the istB gene encoding IS21-like element helper ATPase IstB, with product MRTPEATEGLVDLYCQKLKLPGVRQIYREAARQALAQGDDPVRFLETCLPHELDQRAQRNLQLRLKQARFPWVKTLADFDFTVIPKLPKARVLALADGRFIRQREVVLMVGQTGTGKTHCAIALGLAAIEAGFRVRFIRVVELVQELLAADKEFRLPASLKAWQKVDLVILDELGYLGLGPGGPLLFQFCSDRYERGGLIVTTNLEFSRWGEVFGDATLAAALLDRLTHRSHVLLFEGESYRFRESCRRQEALEVAAARPPTGDGGQEEIDPGSPN from the coding sequence ACCCGAAGCGACCGAAGGCTTGGTCGATTTGTACTGCCAGAAGCTGAAGCTACCGGGCGTGCGACAGATCTACCGGGAGGCGGCCCGCCAGGCGCTGGCCCAGGGGGACGACCCGGTACGCTTTCTGGAGACCTGCCTGCCCCACGAACTCGACCAGCGGGCCCAGCGGAATTTGCAGCTGCGCCTCAAGCAGGCCCGCTTTCCCTGGGTCAAGACGCTGGCCGATTTCGACTTCACCGTCATCCCCAAGCTCCCCAAGGCCCGGGTGCTGGCGCTGGCCGACGGCCGGTTCATCCGCCAGCGGGAGGTGGTCCTGATGGTGGGCCAGACGGGCACGGGCAAGACGCACTGCGCCATTGCGCTGGGGTTGGCCGCCATCGAGGCCGGCTTCCGGGTACGGTTCATCCGGGTGGTGGAGCTGGTGCAAGAGCTCTTGGCGGCGGACAAGGAGTTTCGGCTTCCCGCCTCCCTGAAGGCCTGGCAGAAGGTCGACCTGGTCATCCTCGACGAGCTCGGTTACCTGGGGCTGGGACCCGGCGGCCCGCTGCTGTTCCAGTTCTGCTCGGACCGCTATGAGCGCGGCGGCCTGATCGTGACGACCAACCTGGAGTTCAGCCGGTGGGGGGAGGTGTTCGGCGATGCGACGCTGGCGGCCGCGCTGCTGGATCGGTTGACGCACCGGTCCCACGTGTTGCTGTTCGAGGGAGAATCCTATCGGTTTCGAGAGAGTTGCCGGCGCCAGGAGGCCCTGGAGGTGGCGGCGGCCCGTCCCCCTACGGGGGACGGGGGTCAGGAGGAGATCGATCCGGGATCCCCGAACTGA